In uncultured Bacteroides sp., the following proteins share a genomic window:
- a CDS encoding DUF5686 family protein, whose amino-acid sequence MKEHHTLVDSILSKIMRYSSRYEKIIESYDAELYIKRSMQIKKKNLLLRFAPFTLRGDKKVKNSITESLNELHYSAPNVYNQKVKALNGNSLRLKGLDNIILPFFHVNIYSSSLLYDKIISPLSPNARRYYRYKIINSVFLPDGSVQYKILISPKNNSNQLVSGYMTVSDLAWKVSELSLQGRSEYMRYNVRIWMGESGNEEYLPARYATDIFINLLGNVIDINYTANLKYNNIRLADLDKPKNGKQKHDISESFSLSCEKDSCITDSASFSSLRPLPLTDTEKSLYRDYAILRDSFKMQLKPRNISIWGQMGDLLLNNYTVNLSSLGTVRCSPIINPFLMGYSPKNGLSYRQEFKYNRLFTDDRLLRVVPKIGYNFTRRELYWSINSDYDYWPAKRASTHLSFGNGNRIYSSRVVESIKNVPDSLFNFDDLHLDYFNDLFVDFNHSVEVTNGFFVRAGVTIHQRDAVKSSKIIILQPVSPSQRDDLLSGLKSRYISFAPRLQLEWTPGQFYYMKGRRKVNLYSCYPTFSLDYERGLKGVMNSSGQYERLEFDMQHRIRLGLLRDIYYRVGAGAFTNTRELYFVDYVNFSKNNLPVGWYDDIGGVFQLLDGRWYNSSNRYVRAHFTYQTPFLLLRHLKKYTRSVINERIYVSALSVPHLNPYLEFGYGIGTHVFDAGVFVSYAKTSFREVGFKFTFELFNR is encoded by the coding sequence ATGAAAGAACATCACACGCTGGTGGATTCCATTCTTAGTAAAATCATGCGCTATTCATCCAGGTATGAAAAGATTATTGAAAGCTATGATGCCGAACTGTATATTAAGAGAAGTATGCAGATTAAAAAGAAAAATCTCCTGCTTCGCTTTGCTCCATTTACTTTAAGAGGTGATAAGAAAGTAAAGAACAGCATTACAGAGTCACTAAATGAACTTCACTATTCGGCTCCGAATGTATATAACCAGAAAGTAAAAGCGCTAAACGGAAATAGTCTTCGTCTTAAAGGACTAGATAATATTATATTGCCTTTTTTTCACGTAAACATCTATTCATCGTCGTTATTATATGATAAAATTATATCTCCTTTATCTCCTAATGCAAGGCGGTATTATAGATATAAAATAATTAATTCAGTTTTCTTGCCTGATGGAAGTGTGCAGTACAAGATTCTTATTAGTCCTAAAAATAATAGTAATCAGTTGGTCAGCGGATATATGACTGTTAGTGATTTAGCATGGAAAGTAAGTGAATTAAGTCTGCAGGGAAGATCCGAATACATGCGTTATAATGTAAGAATTTGGATGGGCGAGAGTGGTAATGAAGAATATCTTCCGGCAAGGTATGCAACAGATATTTTTATCAATCTGCTTGGGAATGTTATCGATATAAACTATACTGCAAACCTGAAATATAATAATATCCGATTGGCAGATTTGGATAAGCCTAAGAATGGTAAACAAAAGCATGATATTTCGGAATCCTTCTCTCTTAGTTGTGAAAAAGATTCCTGTATTACAGATAGCGCAAGCTTTTCAAGCCTAAGACCGTTGCCATTAACTGATACGGAGAAATCATTATACCGTGATTATGCCATTTTGCGCGACTCATTCAAAATGCAACTGAAGCCACGTAACATTAGTATCTGGGGACAGATGGGAGATTTGTTACTTAATAATTACACGGTAAATCTTTCATCTTTGGGAACTGTTAGATGTTCACCTATTATTAATCCGTTCCTGATGGGCTATAGTCCCAAGAATGGGTTGTCTTATCGGCAGGAGTTTAAATATAACCGGCTTTTTACAGATGATCGTTTGCTACGTGTGGTTCCTAAGATTGGTTATAACTTTACGCGTAGAGAGTTATACTGGAGCATTAATTCCGATTATGATTACTGGCCGGCAAAACGTGCTTCCACACATCTAAGTTTTGGTAATGGAAACCGGATATATAGTAGTAGAGTAGTTGAAAGCATTAAGAATGTTCCCGATAGTCTGTTTAATTTTGATGACCTTCACCTTGATTACTTCAATGATTTATTTGTAGACTTTAACCATAGTGTAGAGGTTACTAATGGTTTTTTTGTCAGAGCAGGTGTTACAATACACCAAAGAGATGCAGTGAAATCATCAAAAATAATTATACTGCAGCCTGTTTCTCCGTCACAAAGAGATGATCTGCTTAGTGGCCTAAAATCCAGATATATTAGTTTTGCACCCCGCTTGCAGTTGGAATGGACTCCGGGCCAATTCTATTACATGAAAGGAAGACGTAAGGTTAATCTGTATTCTTGTTATCCCACCTTTTCATTAGATTATGAACGAGGATTAAAAGGTGTGATGAACAGTTCCGGACAATATGAAAGACTTGAGTTCGATATGCAGCATCGTATTCGGTTAGGTCTGTTGCGTGACATCTATTACAGAGTAGGAGCCGGTGCTTTCACAAATACACGCGAACTCTATTTTGTAGATTACGTTAATTTCTCAAAGAATAATCTTCCGGTAGGATGGTATGATGATATTGGTGGTGTTTTTCAATTACTGGACGGTAGGTGGTATAACTCTTCAAATAGATATGTCCGCGCACATTTCACCTATCAAACCCCGTTTCTTTTATTACGGCATTTGAAAAAATATACTCGTTCGGTTATTAATGAACGAATTTATGTCAGTGCACTTAGCGTTCCCCATCTTAATCCTTATCTAGAGTTTGGTTATGGAATAGGCACACATGTTTTTGATGCAGGAGTCTTTGTGAGTTATGCTAAAACTAGTTTTAGAGAGGTAGGATTCAAATTTACCTTCGAATTATTTAACCGTTGA
- a CDS encoding Crp/Fnr family transcriptional regulator — MIKKKLSDIVISEHIADMWYPLNDEQREFLMSNFTIQSYKKNEVIYCEGETPTHLMCLLSGKVKIYKDGVGGRSQIIRMIKPVEYFGYRAYFAKEDYLTAAAAFETSTICLIPMETIMTLIGQNNELAMFFIRQLSIDLGIADERTVNLTQKHIRGRLAESLIFLKDSYGLEEDGSTLSIYLSREDLANLSNMTTSNAIRTLSNFSNERLITIDGRKIKIIDEEKLKKISKIG, encoded by the coding sequence ATGATCAAGAAAAAATTGTCAGATATAGTAATTTCAGAACACATTGCTGATATGTGGTATCCCCTTAATGACGAACAAAGGGAATTCCTAATGAGTAATTTTACTATTCAAAGCTACAAAAAGAATGAGGTAATCTACTGTGAAGGAGAAACCCCAACACACCTTATGTGTCTTCTTAGCGGAAAAGTTAAGATCTATAAAGATGGTGTAGGAGGAAGAAGCCAGATTATCAGAATGATTAAGCCTGTGGAGTACTTTGGCTATCGTGCTTATTTTGCTAAAGAAGACTACCTTACAGCAGCGGCAGCTTTTGAAACGTCCACTATCTGCCTTATCCCAATGGAAACTATTATGACTCTTATTGGTCAGAACAATGAGTTGGCTATGTTCTTTATACGTCAACTTTCCATTGATCTTGGTATTGCAGATGAAAGAACGGTAAATCTTACTCAGAAACACATCCGCGGACGTCTTGCCGAATCACTCATTTTCCTGAAAGACAGTTATGGACTGGAAGAAGATGGCTCAACACTTAGTATTTATCTATCGCGTGAAGACCTGGCCAATCTATCAAACATGACCACTTCCAATGCTATACGTACCCTTTCCAACTTTTCCAATGAACGTTTGATCACTATTGATGGTCGAAAAATAAAGATCATTGATGAGGAAAAGTTGAAAAAGATCAGTAAGATTGGATAA
- the kdsA gene encoding 3-deoxy-8-phosphooctulonate synthase, with protein MKDLKNTDSGNFFLLAGPCVIEGEEMALRIAERIVKMTDRLRIPYVFKGSYRKANRSRLDSFMGIGDEKALKILKKVSETFGVPTVTDIHSAEEAAMAAEYADVLQIPAFLCRQTDLLVAAAKTGKIVNIKKGQFLSPGAMQFAANKVVEAGNNNVMLTERGTTFGYQDLIVDYRGIPEMQKFGFPVILDVTHSLQQPNQTSGVTGGMPQLIETVAKAGVAVGVDGLFIETHENPAVAKSDGANMLQLDLLEGLLTKLVRISEAIR; from the coding sequence AATACGGATTCCGGCAATTTCTTTTTGCTGGCCGGTCCTTGTGTGATAGAAGGGGAGGAGATGGCTCTTCGCATTGCTGAACGTATTGTAAAAATGACCGATCGGCTTCGTATTCCTTATGTGTTTAAAGGTTCTTATCGTAAAGCAAACCGTTCCCGATTAGATTCTTTTATGGGAATTGGCGATGAAAAGGCTTTGAAGATATTGAAGAAAGTAAGTGAAACGTTTGGTGTGCCTACTGTTACAGATATCCATTCTGCAGAAGAGGCTGCGATGGCTGCGGAATATGCAGACGTACTTCAAATTCCCGCTTTCCTTTGTCGCCAGACAGACTTGTTGGTAGCTGCGGCTAAAACAGGAAAGATTGTGAATATTAAAAAAGGTCAGTTCTTATCTCCCGGAGCAATGCAGTTTGCTGCAAATAAGGTAGTGGAGGCGGGCAATAACAATGTGATGCTTACTGAGCGTGGAACCACTTTTGGCTATCAGGATTTAATTGTTGATTATCGCGGAATTCCTGAAATGCAGAAGTTTGGATTCCCTGTCATTCTTGATGTGACTCACTCTCTGCAACAACCCAACCAAACAAGTGGCGTAACAGGTGGTATGCCTCAGCTTATTGAAACAGTAGCTAAGGCGGGCGTAGCCGTAGGAGTAGACGGCCTGTTTATTGAAACACACGAAAATCCGGCCGTAGCTAAGAGCGACGGAGCAAATATGCTGCAATTAGACCTTCTTGAAGGGCTTCTTACCAAGTTAGTACGTATAAGCGAAGCTATTAGATAA